The Candidatus Polarisedimenticolia bacterium genome window below encodes:
- a CDS encoding glycosyltransferase family 4 protein has translation MTERGVRVCHVITRLELGGAQDNTLYTVSHLGAPFVPSLLCGPGGILDEEASRLGVPVRFVPSLQRPIRPHRDLAALVHLHRLFREMRPDIVHTHSSKAGVVGRLAARLAGVPHVVHTIHGFGFHAGQPWPIRRALVGAERLAARATSHFIAVSRANLETGIALGLFARDRVTLIRSGVHLEAFEEATRGGARREARDALRRQLGVAPDAPLIGMIACLKPQKSPRTFVEVAARVVRQAPRAVFVLAGDGELRRELERRIRDLNLSAGVRLLGWRRDVPRLMAGLDVLLHTSLWEGLPRVLPEAIAASVPIVATGVDGTRDILRDGETGIVCAPLDAEGMASGVLRLLDDRHLASALARRARAVLPEFDMDGMVRAQERLYLEITRNRRNVSGGRSSITNNDAPIARPGGGNLAAAS, from the coding sequence ATGACGGAGCGGGGGGTGCGCGTCTGCCACGTGATCACCCGGCTGGAGCTCGGCGGGGCGCAGGACAACACCCTGTATACCGTGTCCCACCTGGGAGCGCCGTTCGTGCCGAGCCTCCTCTGCGGTCCGGGCGGCATCCTGGACGAAGAGGCCTCGCGCCTGGGGGTGCCGGTCCGGTTCGTCCCTTCCCTGCAGCGCCCCATCAGGCCGCACCGGGACCTGGCGGCGCTGGTTCACCTCCATCGGCTCTTCCGGGAGATGCGACCCGACATCGTGCACACGCACTCGTCGAAGGCGGGGGTCGTCGGACGGCTGGCGGCGCGCCTGGCCGGCGTGCCGCACGTCGTGCACACGATCCATGGGTTCGGATTCCACGCCGGGCAGCCGTGGCCGATCCGCCGTGCCCTGGTCGGCGCCGAGCGGCTGGCGGCGCGCGCGACGTCGCACTTCATCGCCGTGTCGCGCGCCAACCTCGAGACGGGGATCGCCCTCGGGCTCTTCGCGCGCGATCGCGTCACCCTGATCCGGAGCGGGGTCCACCTCGAGGCGTTCGAAGAGGCGACCCGCGGCGGCGCGCGACGCGAGGCGCGTGACGCCCTGCGCCGGCAGCTCGGGGTGGCGCCCGATGCGCCCCTGATCGGGATGATCGCCTGCCTGAAGCCCCAGAAGTCGCCCCGGACGTTCGTCGAGGTCGCGGCCCGCGTGGTCCGGCAGGCGCCCCGGGCGGTCTTCGTCCTGGCCGGCGACGGCGAGCTGCGCCGGGAACTCGAACGACGCATCCGCGATTTGAATCTCTCCGCCGGCGTGCGCCTCCTCGGCTGGCGGCGGGACGTCCCGCGGCTGATGGCGGGGCTCGACGTGCTCCTGCACACCTCCCTCTGGGAGGGGCTGCCGCGCGTCCTGCCGGAGGCGATCGCGGCCTCCGTGCCGATCGTCGCGACCGGTGTCGACGGGACGCGCGACATCCTGCGGGACGGCGAAACCGGGATCGTCTGCGCGCCGCTCGACGCCGAGGGAATGGCGTCCGGCGTCCTCCGTCTTCTCGACGATCGGCACCTCGCATCCGCCCTCGCCCGGAGGGCCCGGGCCGTCCTGCCGGAGTTCGACATGGACGGCATGGTGCGGGCTCAGGAGCGGCTGTACCTGGAGATCACCCGCAATCGGAGGAACGTGTCCGGCGGCCGTTCCAGCATTACTAATAATGATGCCCCGATCGCCCGCCCCGGAGGCGGGAACCTCGCCGCGGCATCCTGA
- a CDS encoding prepilin-type N-terminal cleavage/methylation domain-containing protein: protein MRREEKGRPPGPGGGMEDSVFSHGTTEERNGRGFSLIEMMVASAIFAIAAAVAFILYSAAQKSYKSGENFTDQQQSTRVAFDRMISDIRLAGFNTNPDGDSTRIDEQVEGAWDTAVTVRGDFDFEDPAASVTPEAALPGAAYSIVSTGNDEIVTYVLAKPGPVGAETLTFRLDPDKPRIKSLKTVIIPNVVLNQSNPPYTLYRVSLTDVTGAFPASPQAATNFVYEPVAENIRSMTFLYYNDAGTLVSPNTPTNNADDIGGADANSLTRSGIRRISVRIVGMTQDEDLDYTDPTDATATSHYRKFDLASDVNPENLGKTGVRDLDVTPPPSPTNVSLVPGHCQGMLVKWDPPSSTAGVSSYSIKYWPNGSPSSFATFGVPYPHIDYGTTDYLGHGFVSTLTSGSTYCFQVLAKDASGNSSNWAPASSAPCAAVTDTLATPVTIPGAPQNVKATGNGTLAPLDSQIRVTWDELKVNAGALTGDPNTIGGATILRDTKGFKLYRDTVSSFTPNDATNMVANATALGLGALSYTDLVVVNCKTYYYKLVAVDKCDIAGAASLAATGQAVTVIAPSKPTGLSGNRTSKTNIRLTWTPVTTNVMGTTVYIEQYKVYRVKLPSGTSPGSISPGSFTFRGTATTPTYDDTLDSTDHRDLNQGYSMYYVVSAADLCGNEGAKSDPVEVYCSFNGSLSPNPADATSNGGSVPVSITVSGSDTYARAKVRIPSLVAPGTDVYNQEVFTTCGSSPCTFSFPAWDTTASGGGNFTLYWEVENDKGCIKYLTTSFTATANLACQITPTNPNLSPTSGKPSALNKKMSWDVINNSGKNIEIYKIDASWTNVLGSHVLTDLEFPTGTSMIPFSCVKTASTSSNATVDCSVFTIGLGASDNGLCGTSACMKNMSLLWDLQIVNSSNVGETVTVKYYFRDATSATGTCQFSVKPDLTIN from the coding sequence ATGCGCAGGGAGGAGAAAGGCCGGCCGCCCGGACCGGGCGGCGGAATGGAGGACAGCGTGTTCAGCCACGGAACGACCGAGGAACGGAACGGCAGGGGATTCAGCCTGATCGAGATGATGGTGGCGTCCGCCATCTTCGCGATCGCCGCCGCGGTGGCCTTCATTCTGTACAGCGCCGCCCAGAAGTCGTACAAGTCGGGCGAGAACTTCACCGACCAGCAGCAGTCGACGCGCGTGGCCTTCGACCGCATGATCTCGGACATCCGGCTGGCCGGGTTCAACACCAACCCGGACGGGGACAGCACCCGGATCGACGAGCAGGTGGAGGGGGCCTGGGACACCGCCGTGACCGTGCGCGGCGACTTCGACTTCGAGGACCCGGCCGCCAGCGTCACCCCCGAGGCCGCCCTGCCCGGCGCCGCCTACAGCATCGTGTCGACCGGCAACGACGAGATCGTCACCTACGTTCTGGCCAAGCCCGGCCCGGTCGGCGCGGAGACGCTCACGTTCCGCCTCGATCCGGACAAGCCGCGGATCAAGTCGCTCAAGACCGTCATCATCCCGAACGTGGTGCTGAACCAGAGCAACCCGCCGTACACGCTGTACCGGGTGAGCCTGACCGACGTCACGGGGGCCTTCCCGGCCTCGCCGCAGGCGGCGACCAATTTCGTCTACGAGCCGGTGGCCGAGAACATCCGCAGCATGACGTTCCTCTACTACAACGACGCCGGCACGCTGGTCAGCCCCAACACGCCGACCAACAACGCCGACGACATCGGGGGGGCCGACGCGAACTCGCTGACGCGCTCGGGCATCCGGAGGATCAGCGTCCGCATCGTCGGCATGACGCAGGACGAGGACCTGGACTACACCGATCCGACCGACGCGACCGCGACCTCGCACTACCGCAAGTTCGACCTCGCGTCGGACGTCAATCCGGAGAACCTGGGGAAGACCGGGGTCCGCGATCTGGACGTCACCCCGCCCCCGTCCCCGACGAACGTCAGCCTCGTCCCCGGCCACTGCCAGGGGATGCTGGTGAAATGGGATCCCCCCTCGTCCACCGCGGGCGTGAGCTCCTACAGCATCAAGTACTGGCCGAACGGCTCCCCGTCGAGCTTCGCGACGTTCGGTGTCCCTTACCCCCACATCGATTACGGAACCACGGACTACCTGGGGCACGGGTTCGTCTCCACGCTGACGTCGGGGAGCACATACTGCTTCCAGGTGCTGGCGAAGGACGCCAGCGGCAACTCGAGCAACTGGGCGCCGGCCTCCTCCGCGCCCTGCGCCGCGGTGACCGACACGCTCGCGACTCCCGTCACGATCCCGGGGGCGCCCCAGAACGTGAAGGCGACCGGCAACGGAACGCTGGCCCCCCTGGACAGCCAGATCCGGGTGACCTGGGACGAGTTGAAAGTGAACGCCGGCGCCCTGACCGGAGACCCGAACACCATCGGCGGCGCCACGATCCTGCGCGACACTAAGGGGTTCAAGCTCTACCGCGACACGGTGTCGAGCTTCACGCCGAACGACGCGACCAACATGGTCGCCAATGCCACGGCGCTCGGCCTGGGCGCCCTCTCGTATACGGACCTCGTCGTCGTCAACTGCAAGACCTACTATTACAAGCTGGTGGCGGTCGACAAGTGCGACATCGCCGGGGCGGCAAGCCTTGCCGCCACGGGCCAGGCGGTGACCGTCATCGCGCCGTCCAAGCCGACCGGCCTGAGCGGCAATCGCACGTCCAAGACGAACATCCGCCTGACCTGGACGCCGGTGACCACCAACGTCATGGGCACGACCGTCTACATCGAGCAGTACAAGGTCTACCGCGTCAAGCTGCCCTCGGGCACCTCTCCGGGCAGCATATCGCCCGGCAGCTTCACTTTCAGGGGCACGGCCACGACGCCGACGTACGACGACACGCTCGACAGCACCGACCATCGCGACCTGAACCAGGGTTACTCGATGTACTACGTGGTGTCGGCCGCCGACCTGTGCGGCAACGAGGGCGCCAAGTCCGACCCGGTCGAGGTCTACTGCTCGTTCAACGGGTCGCTCTCGCCGAACCCGGCCGACGCCACGAGCAACGGCGGCAGCGTGCCGGTCTCGATCACGGTCAGCGGCAGCGATACGTATGCCCGCGCCAAAGTCCGCATCCCGAGCCTCGTGGCCCCCGGGACCGACGTCTACAACCAGGAAGTGTTCACGACCTGCGGCTCGTCCCCGTGCACCTTCAGCTTCCCGGCCTGGGACACCACGGCCTCGGGCGGAGGAAACTTCACTCTCTACTGGGAGGTGGAGAACGACAAAGGCTGCATCAAGTACCTGACGACGTCGTTCACCGCGACGGCGAACCTGGCCTGCCAGATCACGCCAACCAACCCGAACCTGTCGCCGACCAGCGGCAAGCCGAGCGCCCTGAACAAGAAGATGTCCTGGGACGTGATCAACAACTCGGGGAAGAACATCGAGATCTACAAGATCGATGCCTCGTGGACAAACGTCCTCGGGAGCCACGTCCTGACCGACCTGGAATTCCCGACGGGGACCTCGATGATCCCGTTCTCCTGCGTCAAGACGGCGTCCACCTCGTCCAACGCGACGGTCGACTGCTCGGTCTTCACCATCGGGCTGGGGGCGAGCGACAACGGCCTGTGCGGGACCTCGGCCTGCATGAAGAACATGTCGCTCCTCTGGGACCTGCAGATCGTCAACTCGAGCAACGTCGGCGAGACCGTGACGGTCAAGTACTACTTCAGGGACGCGACCAGCGCGACCGGGACCTGCCAGTTCTCGGTCAAGCCGGACCTGACCATCAATTAG
- a CDS encoding ATP-binding protein, with translation MKRSLLRSYEGQIKVFLVLLVLFLAVAIFLNFHLLVKARDAIQREVGTRVALQADLVRAELERDQMLRGLRAAPGTAPYIPPTFLNLMARQKGMLQIEILTLDGTVLSSSDPERIGGRDGRLAEDTVASRRLAAGGSVIAPLDRVRNSSYATLAAYRPIQDKSRTTVAVIRLVTEVPALGTVDFNLTLIAAFQAAGLVFILVLVILFARWLLQPYRRLLSAAGQAPGQMPGLAAAAGRDETDDLVQAFQGVLDKLRDQEQEVLRLRGSGAQESPQALASEQLVGGMSSAVLVFDREGRLAVLNPAAERLLGMDRGTSVGRKYGDLLGRSERLVDLIARCLKTGESLSREVVPLLDPAGKVTHLGVMVSPVRPGADNAPPGRPAEGALCLLADLTEIKALREKVGLKENLAVLGEMSAGIAHEFRNALATIHGLARLIVKANGNGGGATAPREHAETILREVEGIERIVTDFLRYARPAALDLSDVDLKEIVDNLARESREEAAPAGVTVEVQGTFPRIVADEALVRQAIRNLLMNAIESFPRVPPDAVPPGPGAPARRVVLRGEAREGPEGGIRLVVEDNGSGITTDDLPRIFTPFFTTKERGTGLGLALVQKTAAVHDGQVEVRSEPGRGASFALVLPARPGAPATVPTL, from the coding sequence GTGAAGCGGTCGCTCCTGCGCAGCTACGAGGGGCAGATCAAGGTCTTCCTCGTCCTGCTGGTGCTCTTCCTGGCGGTCGCCATCTTTCTCAATTTCCACCTGCTGGTCAAGGCTCGCGACGCCATCCAGCGGGAGGTCGGAACGCGCGTGGCTCTCCAGGCCGACCTGGTGCGCGCCGAGCTGGAGCGCGATCAGATGCTGCGCGGACTGCGCGCCGCTCCGGGTACGGCGCCCTACATCCCGCCCACGTTCCTCAACCTGATGGCGCGGCAGAAGGGGATGCTGCAGATCGAGATCCTGACCCTCGATGGGACGGTGCTGTCCTCCTCCGACCCGGAGCGCATCGGCGGGCGGGACGGCCGCCTCGCGGAGGACACCGTCGCGTCCCGCCGGCTCGCCGCGGGCGGGAGCGTCATCGCCCCCCTGGATCGCGTGCGGAATTCGAGCTACGCCACCCTGGCCGCCTATCGCCCCATCCAGGACAAGAGCCGGACCACCGTCGCCGTCATCCGGCTCGTCACCGAGGTGCCGGCCCTGGGCACGGTCGACTTCAACCTGACCCTGATCGCGGCGTTCCAGGCCGCCGGCCTCGTGTTCATCCTGGTGCTCGTGATTCTGTTCGCCCGGTGGCTGCTGCAGCCGTACCGTCGGCTGCTCTCGGCCGCCGGCCAGGCGCCCGGGCAGATGCCCGGGCTGGCGGCGGCCGCAGGGCGTGACGAGACGGACGACCTGGTGCAGGCCTTCCAGGGGGTGCTCGACAAGCTGCGGGACCAGGAGCAGGAGGTCCTGCGGCTGAGAGGCTCCGGCGCGCAGGAGTCGCCGCAGGCGCTGGCCTCCGAGCAGCTCGTGGGCGGCATGTCGAGCGCCGTCCTGGTGTTCGATCGCGAGGGCCGGCTGGCCGTCCTCAATCCCGCGGCGGAGCGCCTCCTGGGGATGGATCGGGGCACGTCGGTCGGGCGCAAGTACGGCGATCTCCTCGGCCGCTCGGAGCGCCTGGTCGATCTCATCGCCCGCTGCCTGAAGACCGGGGAGAGCCTGTCGCGCGAGGTCGTGCCGCTTCTCGATCCGGCCGGCAAGGTGACGCACCTGGGGGTGATGGTCTCGCCGGTGCGGCCGGGGGCCGACAACGCGCCGCCCGGCCGGCCCGCCGAGGGGGCGCTCTGCCTTCTGGCCGACCTCACGGAGATCAAGGCGCTGCGCGAGAAGGTCGGCCTGAAGGAGAACCTCGCGGTCCTCGGGGAGATGTCGGCGGGGATCGCGCACGAGTTCAGAAACGCCCTGGCCACGATCCACGGGCTGGCCCGGCTGATCGTCAAGGCCAACGGCAACGGGGGGGGCGCCACGGCGCCGCGCGAGCACGCGGAGACGATCCTGCGGGAGGTGGAGGGGATCGAGCGCATCGTGACCGATTTCCTGCGCTACGCCCGCCCGGCCGCGCTCGACCTCTCGGACGTCGACCTCAAGGAGATCGTGGACAACCTGGCGCGCGAATCCCGGGAGGAGGCGGCCCCCGCCGGCGTGACGGTCGAGGTCCAGGGGACCTTCCCGCGGATTGTCGCGGACGAGGCCCTGGTCCGGCAGGCCATCCGCAATCTCCTGATGAACGCCATCGAGTCGTTCCCCCGGGTTCCGCCGGACGCCGTCCCCCCCGGCCCGGGAGCGCCGGCACGCCGGGTCGTGCTGCGCGGCGAGGCCAGGGAGGGACCGGAGGGGGGGATCCGCCTGGTGGTCGAGGACAACGGCTCCGGGATCACGACGGACGACCTGCCGCGGATCTTCACCCCGTTCTTCACCACCAAGGAGCGGGGCACCGGGCTCGGCCTGGCGCTGGTGCAGAAGACGGCGGCGGTCCATGACGGCCAGGTCGAGGTCCGGAGCGAGCCCGGACGGGGCGCGAGCTTCGCGCTCGTCCTCCCGGCCCGGCCCGGCGCTCCCGCGACCGTCCCGACCCTCTGA
- a CDS encoding GspH/FimT family pseudopilin yields MDRRRTGPDQTGRGQRGYSLPELLIVIAIMALFILFAGPAMAEAYKAYKVRAVANGLATDIRAQRYNAVSNRQPRTLTVNNQAHATAPNQYSYATYKGDTITVRMDGVNVETASAASITFNINGSTGSAGNTTFRVSAMINSSRNDRYTITVTPTGTVSTAYSTF; encoded by the coding sequence ATGGATCGCAGGCGCACCGGACCGGACCAGACAGGACGTGGACAGCGGGGCTACTCGCTTCCCGAGCTCCTGATCGTCATCGCCATCATGGCGCTCTTCATTCTCTTCGCGGGCCCGGCCATGGCCGAGGCGTACAAGGCCTACAAGGTGCGCGCCGTCGCCAACGGCCTCGCGACCGACATCCGGGCGCAGCGCTACAACGCGGTGTCCAACCGGCAGCCGCGCACCTTGACGGTCAACAACCAGGCCCATGCCACGGCGCCGAACCAATACTCCTACGCGACCTACAAGGGGGACACGATCACGGTCCGCATGGACGGCGTGAACGTCGAGACGGCCAGCGCCGCCTCGATCACCTTCAACATCAACGGATCGACCGGCTCGGCCGGAAACACGACGTTCCGGGTGAGCGCGATGATCAACAGCTCGCGCAACGATCGCTACACGATCACCGTGACCCCGACCGGCACGGTGTCGACGGCCTACAGCACCTTCTAG
- a CDS encoding prepilin peptidase, translated as MPSFVLWFLVAGTGACIGSFLNVCIHRLPRRVSIVRPRSACPGCGRLIAWHDNIPVLSFLILGGRCRRCRAAIPLRYPLVEAATCLLFVLLFMKRGPTVGFAVQALFIAALTALIVIDALHQILPDAITLPGIALGLLTSPLRDGGSRAVVDALAGAALGFLLPWSINEAYRLWQALRGVPRDRREDGIGQGDFKLLAMIGAFLGIKLLLFTLFVGAVSGAIFGVLMMWRRGYGWKSKLPYGVFLGGAAILGVFVGDSWVRLYLDFAGVGR; from the coding sequence ATGCCGTCGTTCGTCCTGTGGTTCCTGGTCGCCGGAACGGGCGCCTGCATCGGCTCGTTCCTGAACGTCTGCATCCACCGCCTGCCCCGGCGCGTCTCGATCGTCAGGCCGCGGTCGGCGTGCCCGGGCTGCGGCCGGCTGATCGCCTGGCATGACAACATCCCCGTCCTGTCGTTCCTGATCCTCGGAGGGCGCTGCCGCCGCTGCCGGGCCGCGATCCCGCTGCGCTATCCCCTGGTCGAGGCGGCGACCTGCCTGCTGTTCGTCCTTCTCTTCATGAAACGCGGCCCCACCGTCGGTTTCGCCGTTCAGGCGCTGTTCATCGCCGCGCTCACGGCGCTCATCGTCATCGATGCGCTGCACCAGATCCTGCCGGACGCCATCACCCTGCCGGGCATCGCCCTCGGGCTCCTGACGAGCCCCCTGCGCGACGGCGGCAGCCGCGCGGTGGTCGACGCCCTCGCCGGCGCGGCGCTCGGGTTCCTGCTGCCGTGGTCGATCAACGAAGCCTATCGGCTGTGGCAGGCGCTGCGCGGAGTGCCGCGGGACCGTCGGGAGGACGGGATCGGGCAGGGGGACTTCAAGCTCCTGGCGATGATCGGCGCGTTCCTGGGAATCAAGCTCCTGCTGTTCACGCTCTTCGTGGGGGCCGTCTCGGGGGCCATTTTCGGAGTGCTGATGATGTGGCGGCGCGGCTACGGCTGGAAGTCGAAGCTGCCCTACGGCGTCTTTCTCGGCGGAGCCGCGATCCTGGGCGTGTTCGTGGGCGACTCCTGGGTGCGTCTCTACCTGGATTTCGCCGGGGTGGGCCGGTGA
- a CDS encoding tetratricopeptide repeat protein: MTARALALNRRRSMVLCALTGLLLAILVQGRIEASKPAGAVHPLLYLPSGKYLKAVSLGFDGLVADMVYLWSIQYYGNYDIKDRYTYLEHIYGQVITELDPHYLDPYLVGALIMSAEARQPEMALRLLDKGVNNNPDQWIVAFEAGFLCYNDLHDYRRAASYFKRAIEVPGVHPLVRRLYAEMYNRAGDKRTSLREWSEIYETSDDPYVRNVAWNHVHDLKVDVDLADLKDAVSRFGDRAGRPPVRLRELVTAGIVGALPLDPEARDYLYDSRTGDVRYRGSLVLGR, from the coding sequence GTGACGGCCCGGGCGCTGGCGCTGAACCGCCGCCGGAGCATGGTGCTGTGCGCCCTCACCGGCCTGCTCCTGGCCATCCTGGTCCAGGGGCGGATCGAAGCGTCGAAGCCTGCAGGCGCCGTGCACCCGCTCCTGTACCTGCCCTCGGGGAAGTACCTCAAGGCGGTCTCGCTCGGGTTCGACGGGCTCGTGGCCGACATGGTCTACCTGTGGTCGATCCAGTACTACGGCAACTACGACATCAAGGATCGCTACACCTACCTGGAGCACATCTACGGCCAGGTGATCACGGAGCTCGACCCGCACTACCTGGATCCCTACCTGGTGGGAGCGCTGATCATGTCCGCGGAGGCGCGCCAGCCGGAGATGGCGCTGCGGCTCCTGGACAAGGGCGTGAACAACAACCCCGACCAGTGGATCGTGGCGTTCGAGGCGGGCTTCCTGTGCTACAACGACCTGCACGACTACCGGCGCGCGGCGTCCTATTTCAAGAGGGCCATCGAAGTCCCGGGGGTTCATCCTCTGGTCCGGCGTCTGTACGCCGAAATGTACAACCGGGCCGGTGACAAGCGGACATCGCTCCGGGAATGGTCGGAGATCTACGAGACGTCCGACGATCCCTACGTGCGCAACGTCGCCTGGAACCACGTCCACGACCTCAAGGTGGACGTCGACCTCGCTGACCTGAAGGACGCCGTGTCGCGGTTCGGGGACAGGGCGGGACGCCCGCCGGTCCGGTTGCGGGAGCTCGTGACCGCGGGCATCGTGGGGGCCCTGCCTCTCGATCCCGAGGCGCGGGACTACCTTTACGATTCGCGGACGGGCGATGTCCGCTACCGGGGCAGCCTGGTCCTGGGGCGCTAG
- a CDS encoding ABC transporter ATP-binding protein: MPVLELRDVHKSYRSHLSIRKHWVLRGLSLSIEPGEIFGFIGTNGAGKTTTIKLALGLIFPDSGSVGLFGEEGVPAEARRRVGFLPENPYFYDYLTGEEFLDFHARLFGIDAPTRRGRVRELLGRVGLANRGDRQLRHYSKGMLQRIGLAQALINDPELVILDEPMSGLDPIGRREVRDIILELKGRGRTVFFSTHILSDTEMICDRVGLLVRGSLKAVGRIDDLVSRDIPYWEVALQGVKNGNLPCGQVVSRRDDRLLVRVESPADMHRILATLNGGGAQLVSVTPGRQSLEDLFIREARASAAGAAETPERHAR; the protein is encoded by the coding sequence ATGCCGGTCCTCGAGCTGAGAGACGTTCACAAGAGCTACCGCTCGCACCTGTCGATCCGGAAGCACTGGGTCCTCCGCGGACTTTCCCTGTCGATCGAGCCGGGGGAAATCTTCGGGTTCATCGGCACGAACGGCGCCGGCAAGACGACCACCATCAAGCTCGCCCTCGGGTTGATCTTTCCGGATTCCGGAAGCGTCGGGCTGTTCGGCGAGGAGGGGGTGCCGGCGGAGGCGCGACGACGGGTCGGGTTCCTTCCAGAGAACCCGTACTTCTACGACTACCTGACCGGGGAGGAGTTCCTCGATTTTCACGCGCGGCTGTTCGGCATCGACGCGCCGACGCGGCGCGGGCGGGTCCGCGAGCTCCTGGGCCGGGTCGGACTTGCCAACCGCGGCGATCGCCAGCTGCGGCACTACTCCAAAGGGATGCTGCAGCGTATCGGTCTGGCGCAGGCCCTGATCAACGACCCCGAGCTGGTGATCCTGGACGAGCCGATGTCCGGGCTCGACCCGATCGGCCGACGCGAGGTCCGCGACATCATCCTGGAGCTGAAGGGGCGCGGCCGCACCGTGTTCTTCTCGACGCACATCCTGTCCGACACGGAGATGATCTGCGACCGGGTGGGGCTCCTGGTGCGCGGATCGCTGAAGGCGGTGGGGCGCATCGACGACCTGGTCTCGCGCGACATCCCGTACTGGGAGGTGGCGCTCCAGGGCGTGAAGAACGGCAACCTCCCCTGCGGACAGGTGGTGTCGCGCCGGGACGATCGCCTGCTGGTGCGGGTGGAGTCGCCGGCCGATATGCACCGGATTCTCGCGACGCTCAACGGGGGGGGCGCCCAGTTGGTCTCCGTGACCCCGGGCCGGCAGTCGCTCGAGGACCTGTTCATCCGCGAGGCCCGCGCCTCGGCCGCCGGCGCGGCCGAGACGCCGGAACGCCATGCTCGCTAG
- a CDS encoding ABC transporter permease: MLARINAIALNTFREAIRHRILYLLLIFAVAMISFAQILSLVTVGSEEKIIRDFGLATIDIFGVLTAVFIGIGLVSREIERRTVYTLLAKPLHRFEFILGKFAGLALSLLVNTAVMTAWFFLVLLFKGAFNGWLAVAVLLLYCQFLLITAIAVLFSCLSTPILASVMTLALYVIGHLLWSLDLLAVRLTTAWGKALCRTLYYLLPNLGTFDIKGEVVHGLPIDGARILWAAAYMALYGSAILGTACALFERKELQ; the protein is encoded by the coding sequence ATGCTCGCTAGGATCAACGCCATCGCGCTGAACACGTTCCGCGAGGCGATCCGCCACCGCATCCTCTACCTGCTCCTCATCTTCGCGGTCGCGATGATCTCGTTCGCGCAGATCCTGTCGCTCGTGACCGTGGGCAGCGAGGAGAAGATCATCAGGGATTTCGGGCTGGCCACGATCGACATCTTCGGCGTCCTGACCGCGGTCTTCATCGGCATCGGGCTGGTGAGCCGCGAGATCGAGAGGCGCACCGTCTACACGCTCCTGGCCAAGCCCCTGCACCGCTTCGAGTTCATCCTCGGCAAATTCGCCGGACTGGCGCTGTCGCTCCTGGTCAACACGGCGGTCATGACCGCGTGGTTTTTTCTCGTCCTCCTGTTCAAGGGGGCGTTCAATGGATGGCTGGCCGTCGCGGTGCTCCTCCTCTACTGCCAGTTCCTGCTGATCACCGCGATCGCCGTTCTGTTCTCCTGCCTGTCGACCCCGATCCTGGCGAGTGTCATGACGCTGGCGCTCTATGTCATCGGCCACCTCCTGTGGAGCCTCGACCTGCTCGCCGTCCGCCTGACGACGGCCTGGGGAAAGGCGCTCTGCCGGACGCTCTACTACCTCCTGCCGAACCTGGGGACTTTCGACATCAAGGGCGAGGTGGTCCACGGCCTGCCGATCGACGGCGCGCGCATCCTCTGGGCGGCGGCTTACATGGCGCTGTACGGATCCGCGATCCTGGGGACCGCCTGTGCCCTGTTCGAGCGCAAGGAGCTCCAATAG